A stretch of the Notamacropus eugenii isolate mMacEug1 chromosome 2, mMacEug1.pri_v2, whole genome shotgun sequence genome encodes the following:
- the EPO gene encoding erythropoietin, translated as MEMGVHEFLVLLQLLLLPLGVPVWGSPQSPFCDSHILERYILEAKEAQNATVACMEDCSLGENITVPDTRVNFHTWKKMEVGQKAGEVWQGLTLLSEAVLKGQTLLANSSQTPVALKLFVDKAVSSLRSLRFLLRGLGAQEETVFVPDAPTAVPFRTFTVGTMDKLFRIYSNFLRGKLKLFLSEACQREER; from the exons ATGGAGATGGGGGTTCATG AATTCCTTGttctgctgcagctgctgctactTCCCCTTGGAGTCCCAGTGTGGGGCTCTCCACAGTCTCCCTTCTGTGACAGCCACATCCTGGAGAGGTACATCCTTGAGGCCAAAGAGGCACAGAATGCTACG GTAGCCTGCATGGAAGACTGCAGCCTGGGTGAGAACATCACAGTCCCTGATACCAGGGTGAACTTCCATACCTGGAAGAAGATGGAG gTGGGGCAGAAGGCAGGGGAAGTCTGGCAGGGGCTGACCCTGCTCTCTGAAGCTGTCCTAAAAGGACAGACCTTGCTGGCCAACTCCTCCCAGACACCAGTAGCTCTAAAGCTCTTTGTGGACAAAGCTGTCAGCAGCTTGAGAAGTCTCAGATTTCTGCTTCGAGGACTGGGAGCACAG GAAGAAACCGTCTTTGTTCCAGATGCCCCAACAGCAGTTCCATTTCGTACTTTTACTGTTGGAACCATGGACAAACTTTTTCGAATCTATTCCAATTTCCTACGGGGAAAGCTCAAGCTGTTTTTGAGTGAAGCCTGCCAAAGAGAGGAGAGGTGA